Below is a window of Nicotiana tabacum cultivar K326 chromosome 19, ASM71507v2, whole genome shotgun sequence DNA.
taaaaaagactgtcactatacaaaaaaatatataaaatagactgtcatcgtacaatttatatacaatagactgtcactatacactTTGAATACACAAAAGCACCGGGAATACATTAATGATACattgggaatacatttcaaaataCGTGATACACTCTAAATACACGGTGTGCACACATTACACGTacaaaatatgtatataatttatatatactatatttacATATTAGACAATACACATGTGTATACGATTTTGATACATTGTTTAGACAGATTATACATTCATGATACAAAATACAATTGGGATACACTAAATATACACTTTAGATACACAAGCACACTCGAGATAGGCTCAATATACACTAAGGATACACTGTCAAACTTAGGATACaatatatacacaatattataCATTGCaaaataatatgtatataatttttctacaaaactataatttattaaaattatccTGTATGTACAActttatacatacatatatacacacatGTTGCACTCAATATATATACTAGGGATACACTGTCGAACTTAGGATACTATATATATTGCTGCATTTTGCCTATCATTAAATCTAATATTAAATAgtattaaaaaaagtaaaagtaagagagaaaaaaggtgctagaattaaaagaattgaagaaaaaaagtaaaaacatatAGAAAGAGTAAAAAGTGAAGCGTGATATGTAAGAAAGGGAATATAATTTGGTGTGGGGAAGAAAAAATATCTTGGAAAAATAAAAGTTAGTACCAAAATTTACTTTTGtcttttatcttgattttatccAATGGGCTCTGACTGTACATTTCGGGTTAAGTGCAAAACTTATTTTCCACTAAAAAGAATATATTTTGATCCAATGAGTGAACTTCACACGACAGACTTGACCCAGCCTATCATTTAACAACCCTAAATTTACTATTTCTAGCATCAAAATTCACAACTAGATTGAGTGTAGAGGTAGCGTTCTTGCTTTTGAAAACGCCATGAATGTGAAGATCAGGGAGTACGAATTAACCTGCAAATGTCCACACAAATTATACGAAGTGATGTTGGACGATGTCGAAATCGAAACCGCTGTCACTCATGATCCCGGTTCGGTGTCCGCATGGATTAAGAAGATCGAAATTTCAAACGAATCCCGTCTCCACCGCTTGATTGTCGGCCTCGACATCGAGTGGCTCCCCAACTTCACTGCCACCGCAAACAACCCCGTCGCCACCATCCAACTCTGTGTCGGAAAATCCTGTCTTATTTACCAAATTCTTCACTCCACCAAAATCCCCCGCCGACTCCGCAACTTCCTCCAGAACGACGACTACAGATTCGTTGGGGTTGGTATTAAGAGTGACGTGAAGAAGCTGTGGGACGATTATGGAGTCGACGTGTTGAACACGGTTGATCTCCGGGAGTGGGCGGCGGTGGAGCTGGAGAAGAAGGAACTTCGCACGGCGGGGCTGAAGGATTTGGCGAAGGAAATAGTGGGAATAGAGATTGTGAAGCCCAAGAGTGTGACTATGAGTGCTTGGGATCAGCGTTGGCTTAGCCCTAAGCAGATATGTTATGCTTGCCTTGATGCTTATCTTTCTTTTGAAGTTGGGAGGCTCTTAAGTGCTTGGTATAATTAGAACTTGTTGATATGTTGTATTATTTTATCTATATGACATAAGATCAGTAATTGAAATTGATGTATGCTTATTAGACATTACGATGGGAAAAGGGTAAGACTCCATTAGATAACAATGGTTGGTCGTAAAAAGTTATTCGTATCGTGTGTTTATATTAGAATGCATGTAattcctgaaagtgaatgtgaaaatatatatatatatatatatatatatatatatatatatatatatatatattaattattaaatGAGATGAGTCTCCTTACAAACACATATTTGGTTCCATACCTGATGCGGGTAAATATTTACCATGGTTTGAAGGTCACCTGATTCAAATTTGTAACACTAAACTTCAAATTGTAACCTTTGATTTATCAAGCAGTACTGACATGAACTTTTAATGAATACTAGAAAAGGCTTTGATTATACCAACTACCAAGCAAATTGAGATAGAGGGAGTACATGATACGTGCTGTACATTATTCATTTTGGTTTATAGGTTGTTCAAAAACAAACTTTTACTCTGAAAATGTCATATTACTTTGTTTTAAATGT
It encodes the following:
- the LOC107817085 gene encoding 3'-5' exonuclease-like — its product is MNVKIREYELTCKCPHKLYEVMLDDVEIETAVTHDPGSVSAWIKKIEISNESRLHRLIVGLDIEWLPNFTATANNPVATIQLCVGKSCLIYQILHSTKIPRRLRNFLQNDDYRFVGVGIKSDVKKLWDDYGVDVLNTVDLREWAAVELEKKELRTAGLKDLAKEIVGIEIVKPKSVTMSAWDQRWLSPKQICYACLDAYLSFEVGRLLSAWYN